The following DNA comes from Halorhabdus tiamatea SARL4B.
CGCTTTGGCTGCAGTTTGCGGGGGTTGCCCGGATTCCAGTCGTTCGACCGCCGCCCGCGCGAGCGCCTCGCGGGCAATGTCCTCGCCGGCCCCTGTCGCGCTCGCGCCGCCAGCCGGGGAGGCGTAGAAGCCCGCCCCGACCTGGGGGACGTCGCCGACCCGTCCCGCGAGTGCGCCCCAGCGCCCGCCAGTCGACGTTCCGGCAGCGAGGCGTTCACTCCCCTTCGGGCGGCGCGAGTTCGACTTTCGTGAGGTCCCGATCCAGCATGCAGTAGTCGTGTGGCGGTTCGCCGAGCACACTGTCGATCCGGTAGGTCGTCTCGAAGTCGGCCCCTGCCGGTTCACAGAGGTCGTGGCTCGGGCACTCCTCGTGGGGACACGCTCCCTCGAGTTCGACCTTGCTACCGGCGAAGGCGTTCTGGCTCGAGACGTTTGCCCGGATCGGGGCGGGTTCGACCTCGACGGCAGTGACGCCGTCGTCGTGGACGGCACACTCGAGCGTACTCGCTCCCTCGCGGATGGACGTCACCCGATACCGCCGACCTACGTCGAGATTGAGACACTGGTCGCGATAGGGACACCCCTCGCAGGCAGGTGATTCACCCTGATAGACGAACTCCGTGTCGGGTTCCGCGAGGCGAGTTCCGAGAAGCGTGATCTGAGTCATTACGCCAGGGTAGGACGCCACGTCGATTAAGTCCCTCGACCGGTGAGTTCGTCGAGGCGATCGAGATACGCCGGCCGGGGCACCTGATACCACGAGCGATAGTCGAACTCGCCCGCCGCAAAGTCCCGCGCCAGGTCGAGCGCGCCCCCGAGCGCGGCGTCCCGATCGTCGTAAACCGCTGTGACTCCCTCGATTTCGGGTTCGAGGTAGAGTGTCACGTGCCAGGGGTCGTCGGCGTCGGGGTCCGGGCGACCGGGGCGGCGGTCACGCGAACCCTTGGTCACGTACAGCGTCGGCAGACACGGGGCCGGAAACTCGCCGGCGTCGAAGACGTCCGGGCGATAGACGAGGACGAGTCTGGTCGGCTCTTCGCTCCAGGCGTCCCATCCCGACGGCAACTCGTCGCTCACAGTGTAGCGTTGGGCTGGCTCCGAAATGAGTGCCACGCTCGCGGCACGCGAGGGGCGGGCCGTCGCCACCAGCGGCAGAAAGCATTTTTGTCGTCTCCGGACGACGCTCGGGTATGGCAGAAACGCTCTCGATCAGCACCGACGAGCGACTGTCCGTCCTCGACGTGACCGATCGCGTGGCTGCTGCCCTGCCCGCCGACGCGGACGGCACGGCGACGGTGTTCGTCCCGCATACGACGGCCGCCGTCACAGTCAACGAAGGCGAGCCCCGGCTCGTCGACGACCTCGAGACGGCGTTCGCCGAACTGGTCGACGACGACGGCTGGGCACACGATCAGATCGACAACAACGCCGATTCCCACATTCGCGCGTCGTTGATCGGCCCGAGTGTGACGGTTCCCGTCAGCGACGGCAGCCTCGATCTGGGTACCTGGCAGTCGATCCTCTTCGTGGAGTGTGACGGCCCGCGAACCCGGTCGCTGGAAGTCCGGACGGGGTAACAGAGTGGTTGCAACGCCAGTCGCGTGCTTTTTCGCCCTGGGAGTGAAACGACGACTATGACCACCGAAGACGCCTGGTTTCACGCCCTCCCGCCCGACGACGAGTCGGCCGCGCAGGCCCGAATCACCGACGGGACGGCCGAGGAACCGGCCGACTGGCCACAGCTTGCCGTCGAGACAGGGTACGCTGAGAACGCCGAGGCGTATTACGACGTGTTACGTTCGACTACGCTTGCGGCAGCCGAAGCAGCCGTCAAAGAGCGCGAGCGGGCCGACGACCAGCAGTTGAAACACGCGATCCGGGCGATGGACGACTGTGAGCGGACGGCCAACGAACTCGCCGAGCGCGTCGCCGAGTGGGCCGGGACGCGACTGTCGGATGCCGGCACGGGCGTCGAGTACGCTCGCGAGTTGATCGACGGGGAGACCGCCGATCCCGCCGATGCGGACCTCCGCTCGCTGGCCCAGCGCGTCGTCGAACTCGCCGAGGAGGCAGCCGAGCTTCGACGGACAATCGAGACGACCGCGCCCGACGTCGCACCGAACCTCTCGGCGCTCGCGGGACCGGTGCTTGCAGCGCGACTCGTCTCACTCGCCGGCGGGCTCGAAGCGCTGGCGAAAAAGCCCAGCGGGACGGTACAGGTTCTGGGCGCGGAGGACGCGCTGTTCGCCCACCTCCAGGGCTCGGCCCCGTCGCCGAAACACGGGATCATCTACACTCACGAGTACGTCAGTGGGACTGATCCGGCCCAGCGCGGTTCGGCAGCACGGGCCCTGGCCGGCAAACTCACGATCGCCGCCCGGATCGACCACTACAGTGGCGACCGCCGACCCGAACTCGACGCGGAACTCGACGAACGCATCGAGACGATCCGATCGCGAGGTGAATCGGCATGACTCTGCCCGATGGCGTCGAGCGGCGACGTTTCGACGGGGCGGAATCGCTGGCGACGCAGGGTGAACCTGTCTACGGCGAATCTGTCGAAGACGGGTGGCGACGGTGGGTTCCCGAACGGTCGAAACTCGGCGCGATGCTCGAACTCGGCGTCGATACCGGACTGACGGGCGGTGAGACAGTCCTCTATCTCGGTGCGGCGAGCGGGACGACCGTGAGTCACGTGGCCGACTTCGCCGGGCCGACCTACGCGGTCGAGTTCGCCGCGCGGCCGACGCGGGATCTGCTCGACGTGGCTGGCGATCGCGATCGGCTCTTCCCGCTGTTGAAGGACGCCCGCGCTCCCGAGACGTACGCCCACGTCGTCGAGCCGGTCGATGCGATCGTTCAAGACGTCGCCACGCGCGGCCAGGCGGACGTGGCGCTGGCGAACCGGCGATTTCTGAAAGACGACGGGCGACTCAGTATGGCAGTGAAGGCTCGAAGCGAGGACGTCACTCGGGATCCGGAGGACGTCTTCGATGACGTTCTTGAGACTCTCGAGGCGGGCTACGAGATTCTCGAACGGCGTCGGCTCGAGCCGTATCACGACGATCACCTCGCCGTGATTGCCCGGCCACGATAGCCGGCGACAGACCGATTCGATACGGGGTCACTGTGGGGGAACAGAACCCTTTAGCCGGGCCGAATCCTACGCTCGTATCGATGGAGACGGCTTCGGAGAGTCCGTTTACGGAGCTGGGAACGCTGGGTATCGAAGAGGAATTCTTCGTCGTCGACGAGTACGGCCGGCCGACCTCCGGTACCGACACGCTCGTCTACGACGCCGACCCGCCGGCGATCCTCGAGGGCCACCTCGACCACGAGCTGTTCAAATTCGTGATCGAGTCACAGACGCCGCTCATCGAGGACCCGGCGAACGCGGAAGCGAAACTCGCTGCAGTCCGCGGGGCGCTGGTCGAACACGCTCGCGACCACGATTTCGAGATCGCCTCGGCCGGATTGCATCCCGGGGCCAAGTGGCGCGAACTCGAACACGCCCAAAAGCCCCGCTATCAGTCCCAACTCGACCGGATTCAGTATCCCCAGCACCGCAACACGACCGCCGGGCTCCACGTCCACGTCGGCGTCGACGACGCCGAGAAGGCGATCTGGATCGCCAATCGAATCCGCTGGCATCTCCCGATCGTGCTCGCGCTATCGGTCAACTCGCCGTACTGGAACGGCTTTGACACCGGGCTGGCCTCGGCGCGTGCGAAGCTCTTCGAGGGGCTGCCCAACACCGGGATGCCGACGGCTTTCGATTCGTTCGAATCGTTCCAGCGCTTCGAGCGACGGATGATCGAGACGGACTCGATCAGCGACCGTGGGGAACTCTGGTTCGACGTCCGGCCACACACCGAATACGGGACCGTCGAGGTCCGGACGGCTGACGCTCAGGCCGACATCGACCGCGTCCTGGCGCTGGTGGAGTACGTCCACGAACTCGTCCTCGATTTCGCCGCGCGCTACGAGGACGGCGAGGCCGTCCAGCCAGTCCGGCGGGAACTCCTCGACGAGAACAAGTGGCGCGCGATCCGACACGGCCGCGACGCGTCGTTTATCACCAGGGACGGCGAGGGGACGATCGACGTAGAGAGCGTTCTCGAACGCGACGAGCGTCGACTCGATCTGGACCGGGTAATATCGCTGCTCGCCGCGGAGAGCGGCGCAGTCCGTCAACGACGACTGCGCGAAGACAGTGTGGATGTCCTGTACGAATCGTTGCTGGTCGCCGATCCACGCTGAGAGATCCTTCGAGCCGAGGGCTTTTGCCCGACCGCCCCTTTCGTCCTCGTAGGGCCAACAGTATGACCGAAGACACAGACGAGGCCGACGCCGAGCGTGACGTTCGTTCGCGCATCGAGGAAGGGACTGACCGGGCGATCGAGGAGTTCGACGAGCGATTGATCGACGTGTTGTCATGGGTACTCGACACCGAAACGCGGGCGCGGATCTACGTCTATCTCCGGGCGAACCCGGAGCGGACGAGCGAGGAGGTCGCTGACGGGACCGGGCTGTACCCGAGTACGATTCGAGAAGCACTCGCGGAACTCCACGATGACGGCGTCCTCACCCGCGAGAAGCGTGAACACGAGGGGACCGGGAACAACCCCTACGAGTACAGCGCGATCGCACCGAGCGAGCTGGTTTCGGACATCGTCGAGGACGTCCAATCGGAGTTGAACGCGGTCGTCAATCTGGACGCGTATCTGAGCGACGAGAAAGAAGAAACGACCGAACCCATCACGATCACGGTCTCTGAACCAGACGACGATGTCGAGGACGGCGACTCGCCCGAGTGAGCGGAGTCAACATGGGCGAGACGCGTCGAAGAGGGTCGCCGCATCGTAGAAGCTAAATCGCGCGACGCCATGGCCGAAGGTATGAAGGTCGCGCTGGGGGGCACGTTCGATCCGATCCACGACGGTCACCGGGCGCTGTTCGAGCGTGCGTTCGAACTCGGTGACGTCACCGTTGGACTCACGAGTGACGACCTCGCCCCGACGACTCGAGACGAAGGACGGTACGTCGAGCCCTACGACGAGCGCCTGGACGCCCTCGAGGACGAACTGTCGGCGTTCGCCGCGGAGTACGACCGCGACTACGAACTCCGGAAATTACAGCGACCGACCGGGATTGCGACCGAAGAGCAGTTCGACGTCCTGGTGGTCTCACCGGAGACGGAGACGGGTGGTACTCGGATCAACGAGATCCGCGAGGAGCACGGCCGAGAACCACTCGAGATTGAAGTCGTCGATCACGTGCTGGCAGACGACGGCGAGCCGATCTCGAGTACGCGGATCGTCCGCGGCGAGATCGACGAACACGGGAATTTGACCCCGGACCGCGACGGCCGTGAACCGGTGGAGTAGTCACCACTCGGGAGCGTCGAATCCGGTTTCTTCGAGGAGTTCTTTCCAGCGTTGCTGGACAGTTAGCCGTGAGACGTCGGCTGCCTCGGCGACTGCCGACTGCGAGCGGCGTTCGCCAGCGACGAGGGCACCGACGTAGACGCTCGCGGCGAGGACGGCCTGTTTGGATCGCTTCTCGTCCGGCAGGTTCGAGAGAAAGACGTCCGTCGCGCGCGAGCGAGCGGTCTCGCCGAGATCGAGCCGGTCAGCAACAGCTTCGATGGCCTCGATCCACTCCTCGTTGGCCAGTTGGTCGCCTGCGCGATACACACAGTGATGCTGGGGTCGTGCGTATATAATTTCTCGGACGCCAGACTCGTGGCAATACCCGAACCCTCACCACTCGCAATACCTATCCGAAGAGTAATCTTTTTGTGCGTTATTCAATGACACACATGTACCATGTCCAGTGAGAGGCAAACGTGTCCGGACTGTGGGGGTTCAGGGAGGCAAGACGGAGAGGTGTGTCGGACGTGTGGTGGGATGGGACGGAAACCGGCGATGGCACCCAACGAGAAGCCGCTTTATATCTCGTGAGTGGCGCGTCCGACTCGAAGCGTTAGCTTCTTGCCGACCTGTTTGATATCCACGGGTAAGCGCGGGTAGCCAAGCCAGGAAAAGGCGTAGCGCTTAGGACGCTATCCCGTAGGGGTCCGCCGGTTCAAATCCGGTCCCGCGCATTTTGCGGCGAACAACTCGTGAGCCGCACATGCCGCACGAGGATTTGAACGTCGTCACGAGCGAAGCGAAGTGTCGGAAGTTCACAATCCGGTCCCGCGCATTGCTGTCGCTCGCAAACTCGCGAGTGACTGCAATCACCATGAGGATTTCAACGAGAGAAGACGCGCGCAGCGAAGCGAGCACGTCTTCGCGTAGTTCACAATCCGGTCCCATGCACTTCTCCGCGAACAAACCTGGGCCGCAAATCCGGCCACTCGTGCGACAGGGCTGCGAGTGGCGTCGATTCAGTCTTCGACCAGGCAGTAGGCGTGGCCAGGTTCGACGAGGTCGAATTCGCCGTCGTCGTAGTAGCCGTCGACGACAGCGCGTTCGGCGTAGTAGACCCGGCCGTCGAGTGGGACAGGGGCGCTCGTGACGTGGCCGCGATTTTCGACGCGCCACCGTGGATCGCCCGTGTGCTTCTCGAGGGCGTAGACGTACGAGCCGGAGGAGCCGACGAGTACGGTGTCGTCGGTGACTGTCAGCGAGCCGATGACGCGACCGCCGACGTTCGTCGACCACTGCTCCTCGCCGGTCTCGGCGTCGAGTGCGTAGACGTAGTGGTCCGAGCTTCCAACGTAGACGACTCCCTCGTTCGGATCGGCGGCGGGGTTCGACATCACGATGGCACCCGTCTCGAAGGACCACAGTTCCTCGCCGTCTTCGACGTCGAGACAGTAGACGTGGTCGTCCCAGGAGCCGACGAAGACGCGACCGTCGAAGGTCGGGGCGGTGCCTTTGACCTGCGCGCCGTGGTTGAACTCGCCGTCGGCTTTGGTCTTGCCGTCGGGGCCGCCTTCGGGGCCGGTCTGGAACTTCCACTCGAATTCGAGACACGGGAACTGCCAGCAGTAGACGGCCCCGTCGTTCGAGCCGGCAATGAGTCGCTCTTCTTCGAGGTCGATCGTCGCCGAGGGATGGGGCTGGCCCCACATACGGTCGTCGACGTGGATCGGCTCGCCGGTCTCGGCGTCGATCGCCCAGAGCGCGCCGGAGGAGGGGTCCCAGTACTCGGCGACGACGTAGAGGACGCCCTCGTAGTACGCCGGACTGGAGCCGATCGCGAGCGCACCGGCGAGATCTTCAGACGTGGTGTGCCACACCATTTCGCCCGACTCCACGCCGATCGCGTAGAGATCGCCGTTGTACCCGCCGATGTAGGCGACGCCGTCGACGATCGCCGCCGAGCCGTGGAACCCCTTCTCCGTCGCGTTCGTCTGGGTCGACCAGTCGTTCCGCCCCGATGGTGCGTACGATTCGACGCGACCGGTATCGCCGGCGAAGAGGATCTGCTCACGATCGGGGGTCGGCACGGGGCTGGATTTGGCGGCCGTGTGGCCGACGTAGTTGATCGGGAACGACCAGTTGACCGAGACGGACTCGGGGACGGTCTCCTCGGGATAGTAGCCGAGCCGACGGAGGCCGCCACGCCACATTCGCACGTCGTCGTTGGGATGAGTCCGATACGTTTCGGGGGACTCCTCGACGTCGATCGGACAGGACGGTAACGTCGCCGTGTCGCCGTCTGCGGAGCCTCCACCCGGCAGTGTACAACCGGCCAGGCCCGCCGCCACGGCAGTCCCCCCGGCTTCCAGCAAATGGCGTCGCGATAGTGTCGCCGTCTCGATCGGTTGGTCCTCTCTGTGGGAGTCCACGGAAGTCATCGATGTCCAAAGCCGATGGGGACAGACCAAAAGCATCACGGATCCCAACAGCCAAGAGGAGGTACGAACTATCGCTGGTCGTGCAGATCGTGGGGTACCGGCCACGCGTCGACGAGCCGGCCAGGCTGCTGGTGAGCCACGATGGCGACATCCAGGCGGAACCGCTGGAACCCGGCGTCGAACTCACCTACACGCTGGAGGACCGCCACTGTGCGGGGACGATCGACGACGGGACACACATCTCCTGTGATGAGCCGACGGCCCCATACTGTTCCACTCACACCGACCGCTGGCCGTGTGCTCGCTGCCAGGGCGAGTGTGACCTCCCGCTTGCGTCCTGTCGTGAGGAACACGCGATCTATCTCGCGGCGTTCGCCCCCGCCGAGTTCAAGGTCGGCGTCACCCGTTCGTGGCGACTCGACACCCGTCTCCGCGAACAGGGGGCCGACCTGGCGGCGCACATCCGAATCGTCGAAAACGGTCGCATCGCCCGCCAGATCGAAGCCGACATCGCCACATCGATCGGCGACAGCGTCCGCGTGGACCGAAAGCGCCGGGGCCTTCACCGGACCGTGGACACTGACGCCTGGGAAACGCTGCTCGATGACTTCGAGGTGCTCGACCGTTTCGACTTCGAGTACGGCCTCGACCTGGCCGACCGACCGGTCCCCGAGAC
Coding sequences within:
- a CDS encoding UPF0179 family protein; protein product: MTQITLLGTRLAEPDTEFVYQGESPACEGCPYRDQCLNLDVGRRYRVTSIREGASTLECAVHDDGVTAVEVEPAPIRANVSSQNAFAGSKVELEGACPHEECPSHDLCEPAGADFETTYRIDSVLGEPPHDYCMLDRDLTKVELAPPEGE
- a CDS encoding DUF5820 family protein yields the protein MSDELPSGWDAWSEEPTRLVLVYRPDVFDAGEFPAPCLPTLYVTKGSRDRRPGRPDPDADDPWHVTLYLEPEIEGVTAVYDDRDAALGGALDLARDFAAGEFDYRSWYQVPRPAYLDRLDELTGRGT
- a CDS encoding secondary thiamine-phosphate synthase enzyme YjbQ — its product is MAETLSISTDERLSVLDVTDRVAAALPADADGTATVFVPHTTAAVTVNEGEPRLVDDLETAFAELVDDDGWAHDQIDNNADSHIRASLIGPSVTVPVSDGSLDLGTWQSILFVECDGPRTRSLEVRTG
- a CDS encoding NOP5/NOP56 family protein: MTTEDAWFHALPPDDESAAQARITDGTAEEPADWPQLAVETGYAENAEAYYDVLRSTTLAAAEAAVKERERADDQQLKHAIRAMDDCERTANELAERVAEWAGTRLSDAGTGVEYARELIDGETADPADADLRSLAQRVVELAEEAAELRRTIETTAPDVAPNLSALAGPVLAARLVSLAGGLEALAKKPSGTVQVLGAEDALFAHLQGSAPSPKHGIIYTHEYVSGTDPAQRGSAARALAGKLTIAARIDHYSGDRRPELDAELDERIETIRSRGESA
- a CDS encoding fibrillarin-like rRNA/tRNA 2'-O-methyltransferase produces the protein MTLPDGVERRRFDGAESLATQGEPVYGESVEDGWRRWVPERSKLGAMLELGVDTGLTGGETVLYLGAASGTTVSHVADFAGPTYAVEFAARPTRDLLDVAGDRDRLFPLLKDARAPETYAHVVEPVDAIVQDVATRGQADVALANRRFLKDDGRLSMAVKARSEDVTRDPEDVFDDVLETLEAGYEILERRRLEPYHDDHLAVIARPR
- a CDS encoding glutamate--cysteine ligase, with the protein product METASESPFTELGTLGIEEEFFVVDEYGRPTSGTDTLVYDADPPAILEGHLDHELFKFVIESQTPLIEDPANAEAKLAAVRGALVEHARDHDFEIASAGLHPGAKWRELEHAQKPRYQSQLDRIQYPQHRNTTAGLHVHVGVDDAEKAIWIANRIRWHLPIVLALSVNSPYWNGFDTGLASARAKLFEGLPNTGMPTAFDSFESFQRFERRMIETDSISDRGELWFDVRPHTEYGTVEVRTADAQADIDRVLALVEYVHELVLDFAARYEDGEAVQPVRRELLDENKWRAIRHGRDASFITRDGEGTIDVESVLERDERRLDLDRVISLLAAESGAVRQRRLREDSVDVLYESLLVADPR
- a CDS encoding winged helix-turn-helix domain-containing protein codes for the protein MTEDTDEADAERDVRSRIEEGTDRAIEEFDERLIDVLSWVLDTETRARIYVYLRANPERTSEEVADGTGLYPSTIREALAELHDDGVLTREKREHEGTGNNPYEYSAIAPSELVSDIVEDVQSELNAVVNLDAYLSDEKEETTEPITITVSEPDDDVEDGDSPE
- a CDS encoding phosphopantetheine adenylyltransferase; its protein translation is MKVALGGTFDPIHDGHRALFERAFELGDVTVGLTSDDLAPTTRDEGRYVEPYDERLDALEDELSAFAAEYDRDYELRKLQRPTGIATEEQFDVLVVSPETETGGTRINEIREEHGREPLEIEVVDHVLADDGEPISSTRIVRGEIDEHGNLTPDRDGREPVE
- a CDS encoding cyclin family protein, with translation MYRAGDQLANEEWIEAIEAVADRLDLGETARSRATDVFLSNLPDEKRSKQAVLAASVYVGALVAGERRSQSAVAEAADVSRLTVQQRWKELLEETGFDAPEW
- a CDS encoding PQQ-binding-like beta-propeller repeat protein, producing the protein MTSVDSHREDQPIETATLSRRHLLEAGGTAVAAGLAGCTLPGGGSADGDTATLPSCPIDVEESPETYRTHPNDDVRMWRGGLRRLGYYPEETVPESVSVNWSFPINYVGHTAAKSSPVPTPDREQILFAGDTGRVESYAPSGRNDWSTQTNATEKGFHGSAAIVDGVAYIGGYNGDLYAIGVESGEMVWHTTSEDLAGALAIGSSPAYYEGVLYVVAEYWDPSSGALWAIDAETGEPIHVDDRMWGQPHPSATIDLEEERLIAGSNDGAVYCWQFPCLEFEWKFQTGPEGGPDGKTKADGEFNHGAQVKGTAPTFDGRVFVGSWDDHVYCLDVEDGEELWSFETGAIVMSNPAADPNEGVVYVGSSDHYVYALDAETGEEQWSTNVGGRVIGSLTVTDDTVLVGSSGSYVYALEKHTGDPRWRVENRGHVTSAPVPLDGRVYYAERAVVDGYYDDGEFDLVEPGHAYCLVED
- a CDS encoding DUF2797 domain-containing protein; translation: MQIVGYRPRVDEPARLLVSHDGDIQAEPLEPGVELTYTLEDRHCAGTIDDGTHISCDEPTAPYCSTHTDRWPCARCQGECDLPLASCREEHAIYLAAFAPAEFKVGVTRSWRLDTRLREQGADLAAHIRIVENGRIARQIEADIATSIGDSVRVDRKRRGLHRTVDTDAWETLLDDFEVLDRFDFEYGLDLADRPVPETLLSGTVRGTKGRMLVVERNKTAYGVDMRDLVGYEISQRETDRNLQASLGSFD